One Telluria mixta DNA window includes the following coding sequences:
- a CDS encoding branched-chain amino acid ABC transporter permease: METFVQQILNGLVLGSMYALVALGYTMVYGVLNLINFAHGDVLMIGAMVGLSILKLLDGAFPGLPGGVQLAIAIVGAIPVTMLVNVLIERVAYRRLRNAPRLAPLITAIGVSILLQTFAMMIWGRSPLPFPQLLSSDPIMVGGAVISHTQVLLLVLAAAAMVGLVFLVEKTRMGRAMRAVAENPRVAGLMGVDSNRVIVATFAIGAALAAVAGVMWGANYASIQFAMGTVPGMKAFSAAVLGGIGNIYGAMIGGIVLGIIESLGAGYIGDLTGGFLGSHYQDIFAFIVLILVLTVRPSGIMGERVADRA; encoded by the coding sequence ATGGAAACTTTTGTCCAACAGATCCTGAACGGGCTGGTGCTGGGCAGCATGTATGCGCTCGTCGCACTCGGCTACACGATGGTCTACGGCGTGCTCAACCTGATCAACTTCGCCCACGGCGACGTGCTGATGATCGGCGCCATGGTCGGCCTGTCGATCCTGAAACTGCTGGACGGCGCCTTCCCAGGCCTGCCCGGCGGCGTGCAGCTCGCCATCGCCATCGTCGGCGCCATCCCCGTCACGATGCTCGTGAACGTCCTCATCGAACGCGTCGCCTACCGCCGCCTGCGCAACGCGCCGCGCCTGGCCCCGCTGATCACTGCGATCGGCGTGTCGATCCTGCTGCAGACGTTCGCCATGATGATCTGGGGCCGCAGCCCGCTGCCGTTCCCGCAACTGCTGTCGTCCGACCCGATCATGGTGGGCGGCGCCGTGATCTCGCATACGCAGGTGCTGCTGCTCGTGCTGGCCGCCGCCGCGATGGTCGGCCTCGTGTTCCTCGTCGAGAAGACCCGGATGGGCCGCGCGATGCGCGCCGTCGCCGAGAATCCGCGCGTGGCCGGGCTGATGGGCGTGGACTCCAACCGCGTCATCGTCGCCACGTTCGCCATCGGCGCCGCGCTGGCCGCTGTCGCCGGCGTGATGTGGGGCGCGAACTATGCGTCGATCCAGTTCGCGATGGGAACCGTGCCGGGCATGAAGGCGTTCTCGGCCGCCGTGCTGGGTGGTATTGGCAATATCTACGGCGCCATGATCGGCGGGATCGTCCTCGGCATTATCGAAAGCCTCGGTGCCGGCTATATCGGCGACCTGACCGGCGGCTTCCTCGGCAGCCACTACCAGGACATCTTCGCGTTCATCGTGCTGATCCTCGTGCTGACCGTGCGGCCGTCCGGCATCATGGGCG
- a CDS encoding NADPH-dependent FMN reductase — MPLSILALCGSQRARSMSAGLLRACRDLAPAGVAIDLFEQHKDFPLFNPERTDMPPGVLALQEAITAADALLIASPEYAHGVTGTIKNTLDWVVDHAPFAGKPVAVLNPSYQSFHADEALKETLRTMSADLVLDACLRIPVIGSRVDPDRIASEPRFAAPVTAALQALVAHVGRANNSV, encoded by the coding sequence ATGCCTCTCAGCATTCTTGCCCTCTGCGGCAGCCAGCGCGCCCGTTCGATGAGCGCCGGCCTGCTGCGCGCCTGCCGCGACCTCGCCCCTGCCGGCGTTGCCATCGACCTCTTCGAGCAGCACAAGGATTTCCCGCTGTTCAATCCCGAGCGCACCGACATGCCGCCCGGCGTGCTCGCCCTGCAGGAGGCGATCACGGCGGCCGACGCCCTCCTCATCGCCAGCCCCGAGTACGCGCACGGCGTCACGGGCACCATCAAGAACACGCTGGACTGGGTCGTGGACCACGCCCCGTTCGCGGGGAAGCCGGTCGCCGTGCTGAATCCGTCGTATCAATCCTTCCACGCGGACGAAGCGCTGAAAGAGACGTTGCGCACGATGTCGGCCGACCTCGTCCTCGACGCCTGCCTGCGCATTCCCGTCATCGGCTCCCGCGTCGATCCGGACCGGATTGCATCCGAACCACGCTTCGCGGCGCCGGTCACGGCCGCACTACAGGCGCTCGTGGCGCATGTCGGACGCGCGAATAACAGTGTGTAA
- a CDS encoding adenine phosphoribosyltransferase, with translation MNVFDLRPRSPSGFDTIPLEFFQDYPEPGVNFIDVGCVFDNPTHWQLAIDALTERTAHLDVDFLLAMDARGFMLAGALAYQRGIGFAMARKPGKLPGAAIGIDYRREYGSATIEIQPERIKGQRVLIVDDVLATGGTIEAAATLLRRIGKDAVGAAALFDVAFFKDKRDLTMPVVTLRDV, from the coding sequence ATGAACGTATTCGACCTGCGCCCGCGCTCGCCCTCCGGTTTCGACACCATTCCGCTGGAATTCTTCCAGGATTACCCGGAGCCGGGCGTCAACTTCATCGACGTGGGCTGCGTCTTCGACAACCCGACCCACTGGCAGCTCGCCATCGACGCGCTGACCGAACGCACGGCCCACCTCGACGTCGACTTCCTCCTCGCGATGGATGCGCGCGGCTTCATGCTCGCGGGCGCGCTCGCGTACCAGCGCGGCATCGGCTTCGCGATGGCGCGCAAACCGGGCAAGCTGCCCGGCGCCGCGATCGGCATCGATTACCGCCGCGAATACGGCAGCGCCACGATCGAGATCCAGCCGGAGCGCATCAAGGGCCAGCGCGTGCTGATCGTCGACGACGTGCTGGCGACCGGCGGCACGATCGAGGCGGCGGCAACGCTGCTGCGCCGTATCGGCAAGGACGCAGTCGGCGCCGCAGCCCTGTTCGACGTGGCGTTCTTCAAGGACAAGCGCGACCTGACCATGCCGGTGGTGACCCTGCGCGACGTGTAA
- a CDS encoding FKBP-type peptidyl-prolyl cis-trans isomerase, which yields MSSTNAPVVTESSYLTLHYRLATADGKDIVTTFGSTPATLLLGQGQLAPFLEQRLLGLAEGTHTTFDLTAAEGFGERNPDLIQVVTKKTLDENSEPDADYQVGDLVDFRAPGGGRFAGVLREMRANDAVFDFNHPLAGQPLKFEVQLISVL from the coding sequence ATGTCCTCCACTAACGCTCCCGTCGTCACCGAATCGTCGTACCTGACCCTCCATTATCGTCTTGCCACTGCCGACGGTAAGGACATCGTCACGACCTTCGGCAGCACCCCGGCCACGCTGCTGCTGGGCCAGGGCCAGCTCGCCCCGTTCCTCGAACAGCGCCTGCTCGGCCTGGCCGAAGGCACGCACACGACGTTCGACCTGACCGCCGCAGAAGGATTCGGCGAGCGCAACCCGGATCTGATCCAGGTCGTGACGAAAAAGACCCTGGACGAGAACTCGGAACCGGATGCCGATTACCAGGTCGGCGACCTCGTCGACTTCCGTGCGCCGGGCGGCGGCCGCTTTGCCGGCGTGCTGCGCGAGATGCGCGCCAACGACGCCGTGTTCGACTTCAACCACCCGCTGGCCGGCCAGCCGCTGAAGTTCGAAGTCCAGCTGATTTCCGTACTCTGA
- the ispH gene encoding 4-hydroxy-3-methylbut-2-enyl diphosphate reductase, with protein sequence MENEILLAQPRGFCAGVDRAIEIVERALQQFGAPIYVRHEIVHNAYVVNDLRNKGAIFIEDLDDVPAGNTLVFSAHGVSKAVREEAESRGLKVYDATCPLVTKVHVEVAKMRKQGAEIIMIGHAGHPEVEGTMGQAEQGMHLVETVDDVAKLNVGNPDLLAYVSQTTLSVDDTAEIIAALKVRFPNIVEPKKGDICYATTNRQEAVKFMAPQVEVVIVVGSPNSSNSNRLREVADKMGTPAYMVDNAAGIDPAWIAGRKRIGVTAGASAPEVLVQAVIERLKELGAASVRALEGVEENVTFPLPKGLDGGKAAA encoded by the coding sequence ATGGAAAACGAGATCCTGTTAGCCCAGCCGCGCGGCTTCTGCGCCGGCGTCGACCGTGCGATCGAGATCGTCGAGCGTGCCCTGCAGCAGTTCGGCGCGCCCATCTACGTGCGCCACGAAATCGTCCACAACGCCTACGTCGTCAACGACCTGCGGAACAAGGGTGCCATCTTCATCGAAGACCTGGACGACGTCCCGGCCGGCAACACGCTCGTGTTTTCCGCGCACGGCGTGTCGAAGGCCGTGCGCGAGGAAGCCGAATCGCGCGGCCTGAAGGTCTATGACGCCACCTGCCCGCTGGTGACCAAGGTGCACGTGGAAGTGGCCAAGATGCGCAAGCAGGGCGCCGAGATCATCATGATCGGCCACGCCGGCCACCCGGAAGTCGAGGGCACGATGGGCCAGGCGGAACAGGGCATGCACCTCGTCGAGACGGTCGACGACGTGGCGAAGCTGAACGTCGGCAATCCCGACCTGCTGGCCTATGTGTCGCAGACCACCCTGTCCGTCGACGACACGGCGGAGATCATCGCCGCGCTGAAGGTCCGCTTCCCGAACATCGTCGAGCCGAAGAAGGGCGACATCTGCTACGCCACGACGAACCGCCAGGAAGCCGTGAAGTTCATGGCGCCGCAGGTGGAAGTCGTGATCGTCGTCGGCAGCCCGAACAGTTCCAATTCGAACCGCCTGCGCGAAGTGGCGGACAAGATGGGCACGCCGGCCTACATGGTCGACAACGCCGCCGGCATCGATCCGGCCTGGATCGCCGGCAGGAAGCGCATCGGCGTCACAGCCGGCGCGTCGGCCCCGGAAGTGCTCGTGCAGGCCGTCATCGAACGCCTGAAGGAACTGGGCGCCGCCAGCGTGCGCGCGCTCGAGGGCGTCGAAGAGAACGTCACGTTCCCGCTGCCCAAGGGCCTGGACGGCGGCAAGGCTGCAGCCTGA
- the radC gene encoding RadC family protein, with product MGIEDWPEQTRPRERLVREGAQALSDPELLALLLRVGVRGKSAVELGRDILQHFGSLHGLFGATLDDCTEVHGLGMAKYAQLQAVMELARRAIAEQLQAGEAFGSPELVKRYLRMKLGGQRHESFVVLFLDVKNRLIADRELFRGTLTQTSVYPREVVIEALDYNAASVILAHNHPSGLPEPSDADLRLTGALVKALSLVDIRVLDHFVVAGPLVHSFAEHGQI from the coding sequence ATGGGTATCGAAGACTGGCCGGAGCAGACCCGGCCGCGCGAACGGCTCGTGCGCGAAGGCGCGCAGGCGTTGTCGGATCCGGAACTGCTGGCATTGCTGCTGCGCGTGGGCGTGCGCGGCAAGAGTGCGGTCGAGTTGGGCCGCGACATCCTGCAACACTTCGGCTCGCTGCACGGCCTGTTCGGCGCGACCCTGGACGACTGTACCGAGGTGCACGGCCTCGGCATGGCGAAATATGCGCAATTGCAGGCCGTGATGGAACTGGCCCGCCGCGCCATCGCCGAACAATTGCAGGCGGGAGAGGCGTTCGGCTCGCCCGAGCTCGTCAAGCGCTACCTGCGCATGAAGCTGGGCGGACAGCGCCACGAATCGTTCGTCGTCCTGTTCCTGGACGTCAAGAATCGCCTGATCGCCGATCGCGAACTGTTCCGCGGCACGCTCACGCAGACGAGCGTGTATCCGCGCGAAGTCGTCATCGAAGCGCTGGACTACAACGCGGCCAGCGTGATCCTCGCGCACAACCACCCGTCCGGGCTGCCGGAGCCGAGCGACGCCGACCTGCGCCTGACGGGCGCCCTCGTCAAGGCGCTCAGTCTCGTGGACATCCGCGTGCTCGACCATTTCGTCGTCGCCGGGCCGCTCGTGCATTCCTTCGCGGAGCATGGGCAGATATAA